tctctctctctctctcgttcttctTCGTCTCTCGAAAACACCGTGATACTTCCATCCCGTGAAACGAATAGTCGTAGCGCGAATCGAGCTCcataattattgtttcaaaaaagtCTATTCCCAAAAGATTACTATGAgaacattataacatttatttttataatgaacaTATTTGAATACATCCACgtgcaaaaaattgtatttataaagttCGATGAGGAATTCTCTTACAATACTTTACAAGCTTGAATTATTCCGTAATGAGCTCCGACGTTCCGAGTAAGATCTGCTTCGGACAGATATATTAAAGTCTAGTATGATCGGACTGTAACAGAACCAGATGAAATGAATCGTCGAAAACCTACCGTCATTCACGTCAACGGTACATACGTTGGGTGCGGCGATCAAACACGCGACATCTCCGCCGTCTCGTGGCTATGAACCGTTAAGATTGCAGAAGATCAAACGGATTAATCTACAATAGGTTCATCTGAGATCGTGTATCGATCGAAACGACGTGCCGTGGCTTAAAAAGAATTCCATAACATAGAATATTACcgtgattttatttatgattataatttattattgtaaatttaatttatgcatCGATATTTATGTAGTACATCGTAGTACTTttgtatttgaatttaattcgctaatatattcttaatgtGCAAGCAAGTTCAATTTCCTTGTGCAAGAAATGTTATCttgactaaatatttttttaatggtatACCAGCGAATCGATGAAGTTGCTCATGATGCTCGTTGCTCAAGGAGACTGTGCGGTAGTGCAATTATGCACTCGGCAGAGACTCTTACTCCGCAGAAAAAGATGACGGATGCATCAGCTTACGCGAAACAATCCGCTTGCGCAGGCaggatatataaatttcaaattttgccGCACCGCTGGGATTTTTGTCGGAATTTCGTTGACTTAATTTCATATCCAATTAGATTGTATCGGATTACATCCGCGTGCAAAAACTCGGTTCATCCGCCTTCTATCTTCTCTTCGAATATGCATTGAATACAAAGTATATCAATTTCcgtcttatttaaaaattggaatcatttatattgaatattatatgaCAAGTATTAAATATGTGATTATTTCGATGacgcaataatatatttaatttctgaatTTTGTAATTCGTATATAGAaagagattattattttaaactgaaGATAACTGATGTGTTTATATgcgaaaatgttttaaaaaactttattaatattacttttataaccTGTACATTGTACATTTTACGAATAtgagttaattataatatttctcagATACAGAGAAGCATAATCTTTTTGCGTTACACATCAGAATTTTCTTGGGAACAAAACGATTATGCTTTGTTGGTGCTTAAATTATAGTTTGCGTTGGCTGACGAATCTTAGACATGAaaagtctaaaaaaatatcgtcATGCCGCGTTGTTTCTCTCCGTATTGTGAATTAAATGCACATTAACCCTAGAATTGCGTAGCGCGCGATTACGATCAGGTAGAGTCGCGCTAATTAAAGCCGTGCAAGACGCAGTCGTgcgttaaataatttgtatgtatatttaagcaaataattattgtcggCACAATATTTCGTACCGCCGATCTCTCACGCTTACGATTTTCTTGAAGGATGTAGCCACGTAAATAACTCGTAATTCATCGCTTGTGGATTGATCGAAGTCAAAAATCGTGTATAGTAATTTTCATCAgattagcaataaattaatcataGCAAAAGACAAATAAAACAATCTTTTTCTCAATTTCAAATGGTTGATAAATCAGTTCGAGTCAGAGGTCGAGGTTTTCGTCTCTTTGCGGGTTATCGATTAACCAGGCAAGGCGATGAAAGAGTTGGATGAAATAATGATGGTACCAGGTCGATAAATAGTACGCCTCTGCGCCCTCTCAAGGATGAAAGGGGAGAGGGGACCATGAGACCCTTCGGGGCCCGCGCTAATACCAGTCGAGAGAAGACAGCTATCAAAAGcccgtatttaaatattatcaatgaaATTACAGTGCTCACTGGTTGCACGGCCAGCTCGGTCATTACTGACTGGCAATTCGGTGTCTTTAATCGCCGCTGTCAATACTAATCGACATCGTCGTTATTTAATATGCTCTGtcccatttttcttttacggaTCTGCCGAATCGCCCGTTGCTTTCGCTCTTTCCTGTATCCAGTTCTTGGGAACAATCCAACTCGAGTGAAACAGATAGATTGACCGGCAATTACATGATTCTTCTTTATCGTTCAATACCGTTATGGATAATTAAGATTCATTATGGTACTTAACAAATGTATGTAATCACGTATTTTAgatgtaagaaaatttattctttacgtTATGATGCTCtgtaatttactatattaatatacttttaactaataaatttacataaataagcATTATGTCAGGTGGCCGGAAAAATGCTGGCCATATTATATAACAGAAATTCATAACGTAATGAGGATGATGACTACCGTCATTAAGTATTTTCCGAGTTTCCAAATCCATCGTTCGCTGGATGCgcgcataataattttgagcTTGCAATTAGTAACTGGCAAATAGTATCGGTGTTGCTATCTGCATTAAGTGCCATTACCATACCGGCGAACGGAGCAGCGATAGAAAGGAGTGGGAATAATTAAACCACTATGATCGCTATCTAAATAATTAGGACTTGGCGTGACTCTCTGCGTGCCGCTGTGTGTAACGCTCATACGCGAACAGTCAGATTGTAGATTTCGCGAAGCGCGAGCATAATTAGGCAGGAGATATGAAGGCGAAATATCCGCGTATTTAAATTGCATTGTTGCGAAGAAGCCTTGTGTCGAATCGCGTTCAAGCAAATAACTCATCTCGAAGACATGCTCTAAATTATTACGCGAGATATTATATCAAagatataatatcaataattatatagcttgaaataagtaaatacTTCAATGCATATAATTGATTATCCAATTTTGCTGTACTTTTGAAAAGTCTCTATTGAAACATATGATTTGAATAGCAAAAATGCTCTCGTTTTGCTTGCTTTTTGCCGCGTCGAAATAGAGAAACGGGGTCAGAAGGCAGATACGTGTCGGCACTGTCAAAGAGTTTAGCCGCAAGACAGCCGCAAATCAGAGATGCGATCTGATAAGAAGCGGAGCATCTCAGTGTACCGCGTACGAGCCCCTGCTGTGTCCACGCACCTTAAAGCACCATTCTCACGTGCGGCGACATAAGCAGGACCCACGTGCTCGAGATATTCTCAAGGTGGCCGGTAAAGAAATAAGCTACGTTAATGTATAACCTATTCTAAATAAATGCACGGTATCTATATTCAAAAAGttattctcttttcttttgataaataaacttGTTTCAGCAATTgcaaataagttagaataaaattgacatttaattttcaattattgctAAGCGTCCTATCCATCTATTGCGAAAGTAGTAGAAATGAAATGACCGCAAACATCGTGTATGATTTATTCTGCATTCGTGACAACGTAAGTTTTTACGAGATTAAGACAGaggcaattaatttttagataccgTCGATAAAATCTGTTTTCTTTATATAGATTACGTAAATGATTATACCGGATATCTAAGTATGGCGTAGACTACGCCGTTATAATGAAACGTGAGTGTATGTTGTCgacgtaaataattatttccaaagGACTGCGTTACGTCTTCGAAAGTTGCATTAATTTCACTGCACCGTTCGGTGATCCCGGCGGTCACGTTCGAGCAATATCGAATAAAgactgtaattatatatgatagtTGATGACGAACCTAAGCCGACTTATCCCGCGCGAGTCGGCAGCTCCGAGCTCCAAACCAATCCGTATCGGTCTGGGATTAATCGGTGTTTTGTTTTGCGGCGAAGTACTTATTAAGGCCATGCCTTATTAAGCTTCATGGGCATGCAAACGCGGATGGGATCCGTGATGGTAGATTTGATCACGAATGAAATAGCGGCCGGCCATTGTATCAGGCTGAAGAACGAGTTTTATTACAAGCAATCGCGCGACCgacgataattaaattaatcaaagcgGACAGTATCTAGACTTTAAAGTTGTATCGTGAAATTCGCGATATGTATAATTCTTcaggtttatttttatttttaaccaattttttaaaatccaaTACTCTTACTATTAATACATTTAGTAAGTTTttgataaatgaaaaaaaaaaaaaatttacaaattataattgaaatattctgtaattgaatctttaataatcttaGACACAATGTCACATACTCAATAATGTGATATGTTGTAATTCTTATTCTTATcagattttttcataatatcgattaaaagaatataaaattcaagtagtttttaatttcaacGGGTTGCCACGTAATGCTGTGCATCTGTGCGCCTTCAACTGATATCTCTCGCCATATTGACGTCCGCAGACATTACACTTGTAAGGTTTCTCGCCGGTATGTGTGTAAATGTGATTCGCGAGCTTCGTCTTCACGCTGAAGCGCAGCTTGCAGAAATCGCACTCGAATCGCTTTATGCCGGTATGCCGATATCTGTGCACCTTCAAACCCCAAGATCTCCTGTAGCTTTTGCCGCAATCTTCACATTTATAAGGCCTGATTCCTAGAAATCAAAATAGTTATAtgaagttattaatttttttctgccaTAAGtctaaaatattgcaaatctTACAATATAGCGCAAGAATttggataattaaaattaaaagatagaCTTAATTCTAAAAGGTCATATATGTGGTCGCAAAATTTCTCTTTTGGTTTCTTAATCgttttcttttaacattttgcaaGTTAGAATCTCAATATTATGTAGAAAggatatattcttatataatgttcttataaatattcttatgtaatatagaatatatattttttgacatgcatatacatatttgcaatatcaaggaatatagtaatataaatcaGGATTGTACAGTAAATGTAGATTACgtctacattatttatattcatttacgTTACATGAATCTTTTTCATATAGACAATACAagcaatgaaaattattataaattgaataacttaatacgaaaaaagtaattaagttagaaaaattttaatatatttgactttaatgttaataaaataaaaatacaaaaataaaacataattttcacTATTTCTAATGAAATGTGAATTTTCTATAATCCATtgattattgtttatatagatGAATTACATAAAACATAGTTTACGTAcatgatttatataatgtaaattatttatactttacgTGTTATCTGATATGAATTACTTACCAATAATTATCAAGTTGTCTGTATGCAAATTATAAATCGCAAAAGTTCGACTAATAACCATAATATCTTTAAAGCCGCGAAAGAATGGACTTTTTAAGTAATGAGTTGATTCGCAGCGAAGAGAGAAATTCGTTTCCATACGTTCACCTCGGTTAGACAGAGGTTAATTAAAAGTCCGGAATACATTTCCGCCGCGGAACGCCCAGGTCGCGCGAACATATACGTACGTTAAGCacgttgaaaaatatgtttatgcaCGATCATTTGTACGCGTTGCGAACAAAGCTTCCGATTATCTCAAAAAATTCCTTTGTCCACGGCGATCGTTTCGCAGAGTAAACGCTTCGCTGGATTTATATAAGAAGTTGAATGGTTCTATAGTCGCGCGATAAAgaagaggggagagggggagatAACAGAGATATAAATAGCGTGATCTCTTGTGCAGCAGAACGGTCTAATCAGGCGGCAGACACCTTTGACTTCCTCTGCCGAGCGCAAAGGAGTTGTGAGAATATTCACAAGCTCACCGTAATGCGCCAGTATGTGGTGCTTCAGCGCGCCTTTCAGATAGAAACGATGCTTGCAGATGTCGCACTCGAATCTTCTCACGCCCGTGTGCGTCAGCTTGTGCGTCTTCAGCACCGACGATCTCTTGAACTTCGCCGGGCAGAGATCGCACGCGAACGGCGAGTCCGCGGTATGAACGATCATATGGGTCCGGAGACTGCTGGGCCTCAGGAAGCTCTTGCCGCAGGTTGTACATACGTGGGGTCTCAGGTTAATGTGCGTCAGCTTATGATCGCGCAGCGATTCGTGGCGTaacaatttcttcttacagatAGGACACTGAAAAGTTCTTCTGCCGAAGTGCGCTTTTGTTTGATGTTTCTTTAACGCATGTTCCGTCTGTGATAAAACCATGGaatctaattattaattgtttgtataagtaaatagttttttatgcGACAcgagaaaattgtgaaatatttgaaagatGTTCGAAAGGCGCATCATCCTGATCTTTCTCATGTCATTTAGATTCATTAAACGTTCTTTTATGCTACTTGATTGATCTTTTGATAGATGATTTTGATAGATTAGATAGATTGATTGTAATTTTGCATGCATCAGAGTACACTAAGCATTCATTAGTCGGAATACAAAGTAAGCGCGCCAGTTTGTGCAGCAAAGAGTTCGAAGAGATCTGATATAGAGATCATTACATCTACGAATGGTTATTAGCATTAACTACCTGAAATTGGAGCTCGCATTGTCTGCACGCGAAAGACTCCGGAATAAAATGCATATGCAGGTGATTCTTTAAGGTTGACGATCTTGATGGAAATGGTAATTGCATTATTAGTAACGAGTAGTATGTAGTGACGAAGGCTATTTCAGGCcagtaaagaaatattaatatcagagAGATACGTTTCGaatagttataataatatctgtgttttaaatttatgtatataaaaggaACATTAAGCatatctttctttaaatttgcaatttggACATTGAATTCTAATTGATCTAAAATTAGTAGCatgcaaaatgtaaatgttgtTCATACCCAGAAAATGACTTCCAACAAAATCCGCACTGGAAAAGTTGTTCATGGCTTTGTCCAATCAAGTGAGTCTTGAACTCGACCTCGTTCGGAAATTCGATCCTGCAGACGTTGCACATTAAAAGCTTCCCTCTTGTCAGTGCCACGATGTATTCCTTTAAATCAGTGTACTCGTCCATTTGTCTCTGAGAAAGTGAAACGCTTGCATTTCTTTGACACTCCGATTCTGGGATCTGTTCAGAATTTTCATGGCGCGATATTTCGTTCGACGGTTTCGACGGTTCGTATTTGATGGGTCGTCTGATGTCCAACTCGTCACTGgatgaaaaattttcgatCTCATCCAGGATCtcggtttttattttaatctgtaaagtaaaaaagtgataatattttacaaataatttgcattataatgtaaaagacttttattttacgtttttcaaatattttattttgtatttatgtagaaaataaaatatttatattcatatttttgcaAGTTTGAATTTTTGTATCGCTTATCATAGCTATTGTAAAATctcattatattattgaatattacaaataacgcTCAAAAGCGGATAGttacatttgatattaaataaagtgcgaaataaaactattaaatgaattgaaaatgtaatagTCATAACCTAAGGATGAATACGCACTGGAAGGCATATTTCGTGACAAGTTTTAGAAGACTTATTGCTACCGATAGTCTCCAGTTCTTTCGTGTCGAATATCACTTGATTCCGTCGAGAATGATTGCTGATAGTGAAACTCTTATCCTCCATGTTTTTTACGGAGTATATGCGTCGCTAGGACAAGATTGTAACATATcgaagaaaaatgttatgcGATGACACAAAACTGCCGAAACAATTGAGCAACGGACACATATACTTCGTTGGAATCTACATTTTcaagacattattttaaagtaaattaaaataatattttcaaggtatttagaagaaaataaacacAAGTGCTTTTATGtgattttagatattttaataataaatttaaatttcttgcgGTTATAGATAGTAGTACACattgaaaagtatttaaacgtaaatttattatttttataaacgtttCAATAATGCTCTTTTATCatctcttttctatttttattttaaaataatgttattgaacccGAAGCCTTGATAATTGCCTCCATGTGTATGCGTCAAAATGTTCGCAAGGTTGCTTGAGAAACGACGAGACGCGGAGAGGAAACGTATACCGCGCGGCGAGTTTATCACTTTATCCTAATTGGCCGGTTTCGGCATTAATTTATTCGTATTATTAATCCAATTACGCGCAGAGATCCAATTATGAAATCAGTACGCCATTAAGGTATCTATTCCTTCTTTCCAGATGTAACCATGTTAAGACCTCACGCGgattaattacaaaagttgTTAGAGAATCTGGGCATGATATTTTATTGCCTCTGAATAATGAGTGTAATTGCAACGAAACGTAATTTATATTGCAGTCAaagtaaatatgtataagcCGAATGAGGTAATCACGGGGGTATATCGTTACTTTTGACTTAACGAATGGTCGGGAAGATTCGAAGATATATTCATATACAGCGTACTATCAAACATCGTGAGATTATCGACTGTTCAGGAAGGACTGCACATgcagttattttaatatttgccaAATGACATGCCAAATCtctaattaagataaaaaatacaacaagAAGATAAGACCTATACGAAATATTAAGATTCGTTACGATATACATACAtagtagatatttttaattgtatttgtattaagaaatatacgAAGGCGAGCCATACCATCGACTATCCTGAGTTTTATTCAGTGTAATTAACGCCTATTGCCGGTTGCTGTCCGTTTACATAAAATGGTGCAATTGAATGAAATTAGAGGAAACGAGTTGCGCGTATTCCGTTTACTCGGAAAACCTGAGGAGGAAGTATCGCGCTCCGAATAATTCTTACAGGCATAGGAAGTAGCTTATTTATGATCCCTCCGCCTACATTGCTTTATATGCGCGTTTTTATCTGCcgcaaataaacaattagattTTCAATGAAGCTCTGATtatggaatatttttatacgtaaatGGAGTGTGCCTAatcgttttaaattaattacgtgTTTATACACTACACACACATTACGATTAGCGCacagttataaattaatttatttattctaattaataatgtattttaacagtgataattgaaaaaaatatttttacgttttgattttatgaaaaataataaaaatagagaaaatacaGAAATGATAATGCGCGCGCGTAATATATCAAGGATACAATTGGAAATAttgtcattaaatattaaaatcgacATTTTTGTCTCAGTGT
This genomic window from Monomorium pharaonis isolate MP-MQ-018 chromosome 8, ASM1337386v2, whole genome shotgun sequence contains:
- the LOC105834932 gene encoding gastrula zinc finger protein XlCGF7.1 isoform X2; protein product: MDEYTDLKEYIVALTRGKLLMCNVCRIEFPNEVEFKTHLIGQSHEQLFQCGFCWKSFSGSSTLKNHLHMHFIPESFACRQCELQFQTEHALKKHQTKAHFGRRTFQCPICKKKLLRHESLRDHKLTHINLRPHVCTTCGKSFLRPSSLRTHMIVHTADSPFACDLCPAKFKRSSVLKTHKLTHTGVRRFECDICKHRFYLKGALKHHILAHYGIRPYKCEDCGKSYRRSWGLKVHRYRHTGIKRFECDFCKLRFSVKTKLANHIYTHTGEKPYKCNVCGRQYGERYQLKAHRCTALRGNPLKLKTT
- the LOC105834932 gene encoding zinc finger protein 239 isoform X1, whose protein sequence is MLLILDQLEFNVQIANLKKDMLNVPFIYINLKHRYYYNYSKRISLILIFLYWPEIAFVTTYYSLLIMQLPFPSRSSTLKNHLHMHFIPESFACRQCELQFQTEHALKKHQTKAHFGRRTFQCPICKKKLLRHESLRDHKLTHINLRPHVCTTCGKSFLRPSSLRTHMIVHTADSPFACDLCPAKFKRSSVLKTHKLTHTGVRRFECDICKHRFYLKGALKHHILAHYGIRPYKCEDCGKSYRRSWGLKVHRYRHTGIKRFECDFCKLRFSVKTKLANHIYTHTGEKPYKCNVCGRQYGERYQLKAHRCTALRGNPLKLKTT